A region from the Diadema setosum chromosome 17, eeDiaSeto1, whole genome shotgun sequence genome encodes:
- the LOC140240591 gene encoding sulfotransferase 1B1-like, with the protein MAEDARSKPGIFFDHCYKGIWYPNIVLDSSIEALRSFEVRSDDVWVVTFPKSGTHWMIEIVSLILNDGYPGKINRTLHSSAAEMINMDQTFPRTLDELDTVRMDMTPFLNTIEKAPSPRVILTHLGLNCLPKELMKKAKAVYLVRNPKDVMTSWYNFLSHADFMPMTWEKNLQQFLAGEMIWGSWPEHVKAFWDIREEENLLFVHYEDLLKDPTSGIAAIAEHIGRPLSKEALQRVVESSTMSEMKATYRKMAESGLFYLTKASGLLPFLNKGQAAQWKSRFTVAENEIFDEWYRREMAGTNIPISFE; encoded by the exons ATGGCTGAAGACGCTCGGAGTAAACCTGGGATTTTCTTTGATCATTGCTACAAAGGCATCTGGTACCCGAACATCGTTCTCGACTCCAGCATCGAAGCCCTTCGCTCATTTGAAGTTCGTAGCGACGACGTATGGGTTGTGACCTTCCCGAAATCAG GAACTCACTGGATGATTGAAATTGTCTCCCTTATCTTGAACGATGGTTATCCCGGAAAGATCAACAGAACCTTACATTCATCTGCCGCGGAGATGATCAACATGGACCAGACTTTCCCGCGTACTCTGGACGAACTGGACACAGTGAGAATGGACATGACGCCTTTCTTGAACACGATCGAGAAAGCGCCCTCACCGAGGGTCATCCTCACCCACCTTGGGCTCAATTGTCTGCCAAAAGAACTTATGAAGAAAGCCAAG GCAGTCTACCTTGTGCGCAATCCAAAGGACGTCATGACCTCATGGTACAACTTTCTTTCACACGCGGACTTTATGCCTATGACCTGGGAAAAGAACCTCCAGCAATTTTTAGCAGGTG AAATGATCTGGGGTTCTTGGCCAGAGCACGTCAAAGCATTCTGGGACATTCGTGAAGAGGAGAACTTGCTTTTCGTTCACTACGAGGACCTTTTGAAG GATCCAACGTCAGGAATCGCAGCGATCGCGGAACACATTGGGCGCCCTCTATCGAAGGAAGCTCTACAACGGGTTGTTGAGAGCAGTACCATGTCAGAAATGAAAGCTACCTACCGGAAAATGGCGGAGTCTGGATTGTTTTATCTCACAAAAGCTAGTGGTCTCCTCCCCTTCCTGAACAAAG GCCAGGCCGCTCAATGGAAGAGTCGCTTCACTGTAGCAGAGAATGAGATTTTTGATGAATGGTACAGGAGAGAGATGGCGGGAACAAATATTCCAATTTCTTTCGAATGA